In Chryseobacterium sp., the genomic window ATTGAACAGCAAAAGCTTTGATTTAAATATTAAAATTCCTTTGCGTTATAAAGAAAAAGAATTTGAGATCAGAAAAATTCTTAATGATAGAATTATCCGTGGAAAAGTAGACTGCTATGTCAATTTGGAGAATCTGGAGGAGTCCAATGATGTAAAAATAAACAAGAATCTTATTGATTCATACATCAATGAACTTAAAACCATTGCATCAGACGGCCCTGATTTTGAATATCTTAAAATGGCAGTAAGGCTTCCGGATGCCATTACGTCCAGACCTGATGAGCTTACAGAAGGTGAATGGGAGGCATTGGCAAAGATCGTTAATGCTGCGATTGACCGATTTGAAGAATTCAGAAAAACAGAGGGTAACATTTTACACGAAGAATTAAAAAGAAACGTTCAGAATATTGACAAATATCTTGGAGAAGTCATTCCTTTTGAGGAAGAAAGAATCGTCAGTGTAAAAGAACGTTATCAGAAATCCCTTAAAGAATTTGAGAATGTAGATGAAACGCGCTTCTATCAGGAAATGGCTTACTTCACCGAAAAGCTTGATATTTCAGAGGAAAAGGTAAGACTTGCCCAACATTTGAAATATTATAAGGAAGTAATGGATAATGAATCTTTCAATGGAAAAAAACTGGGCTTTATCTCTCAGGAAATCGGAAGAGAGATCAATACATTAGGTTCAAAAGCCAATCATGCCGAAATCCAGAAACTGGTAGTGATGATGAAAGATGACCTGGAAAAAATTAAAGAGCAAACGTTAAACGTATTATAGACAATAGACCGATAGACATGAGATAAGAGATGTAAGCCTCATGTCTCCAATCTAAAAATCTCTACAATCTAAATGGATAAAGTAATTATATTTTCAGCACCATCAGGGAGCGGAAAAACTACATTAGTAAAGCATTCACTGGACACATTCCCTGAGCTGGAATTTTCAATTTCCTGTACCACGAGACAACCGAGAGGCAGTGAAGTACACGCCGTGGATTATCATTTTTTAACCCCGGATGAATTCAGACAGAAAATTTCTGAAGATGCTTTTGTAGAATATGAGGAAGTATATACTGATAAATATTACGGTACTTTAAAATCTGAGGTAGAAAAAATCTGGAATCAGGGAAAAGTTGTTATTTTTGATGTAGATGTAAAAGGAGGCATTTCTTTAAAAAAATATTTTAGAGAAAAAGCGTTGTCTATTTTTATAGAACCGCCTTCCATTGAAGAACTGGAACGAAGATTGATCTCCAGAAATACAGATGATGCAGAAACCATAAAAACCCGTGTAGCAAAGGCAGAAGAAGAAATGACCTACGCCAGCGAGTTTGACAAGATCGTCATCAATACAGATCTTGATGTAGCTAAAAAAGAAATAGAAAGTTTAATAAAAAGTTTTATCAGCAACTAATAGATGGAAGATATAAGCCGGTAGATGGAGTAATAAGAATACTCTCAAAATCTGACTTCTAAATTCCAACCTCTACCTTCTGATAATAAAAAAATTGAGGTTGATATGAGTACCGAAACATTAGAAAAAGCTAAATCTGCAATTCCTGTAAAAGGATTTCTGGACATAAAAGATATAGCCATTCCTCAGGGAGAAGAATTGGTAAAAGCCATTCTTAAGCTTAAAGAAGAAAAAAATGCTGTAATCCTTGCGCATTATTACCAGCCGGGAGAAATTCAGGATATTGCTGATTTCCTTGGAGACTCTCTGCAGCTGGCAAGACAGGCTAAAGAAACAAATGCCGACATGATCGTATTCTGCGGAGTACATTTCATGGCGGAAGCTGCGAAAATTTTAAATCCAACTAAAAAAGTAGTTCTTCCTGATACGATGGCAGGATGCTCTCTGGCAGACGGCTGCTCCGGAGAAGGACTGAGAAAAATGCGTGAACAGCACCCAAATGCTTTAATTGCCACTTATATCAACTGTAATGCTGAAACAAAAGCAGAAAGTGATATCATTGTAACCAGCTCCAATGCCGAAATGGTCATTGAAGCTCTTCCGAAAGACAGACCTATTATTTTCGCACCGGATAAAAACCTGGGAAGATATTTGTCTAAAAAAACCGGCCGTGACATGATCCTTTGGGACGGAAGCTGTGTGGTACACGAAGCCTTCTCAATGGAAAGGATTGCAAAGCAGCTGGCAGAAAATCCAGATGCCAAACTAATTGCACACCCTGAAAGTGAAGAAGCTGTTTTGAAACTGGCTCACTTCATCGGTTCTACTTCTGCCCTGTTGAATTATGTAGAGAAAGATGACTGTCAGAAGTTCATCATTGCCACAGAAGAAGGAATTCTTCACGAAATGAGAAAGCGTGCCCCTCACAAGGAACTGATCCCGGCATTGGTTTTTGATGAAAGCTGCAACTGTTCAGAATGTTTCTACATGAAACGGAATACAATGGAAAAATTGTATCTGTGTATGAAATATGAGCTTCCGGAAATTCTTATTGATGAAGAATTAAGATTGAGAGCATTAAAGCCGATCGAGGCAATGCTTGATCTTTCAAAAAGTATAAAATAATCAAAAGCACTGTTTCACAGTGCTTTTTTAATGTATATCTATAAAAGACTATTATTTTTAGACTTCAAAGCAATATATGCTTACCCTTACACAGTTTCTGGCCCTGCAGTAGTCTGGCAGAGCAAAATAGTTCTCACAGGTTGCATTATATTCTGGTCCCGGACCATATCTGTTTTCGGTAGGGCATCCTGCACAAAGAGATGAATCGGCTCCCAAAACATTTTTTAATTTATTTCTTGATAACTTTTTCATATTATTGGATTAAGTTTAGTATAAACATAGAATACTCGTTTACAGCATAGGATCATAGCAGGTTCCTCCCGGCTGCCTCCAGCATCCCCATCTGCCTCCTCCCCGGAAACATACATAAGCAGCGCCACCGCATGCTTCAATTTGAATATCAGTAAAACCACCACTGATATTTTTCTTTTCTTCTCTTGAAAGTTTTTTAATTGTTTTCATATTGTTTTAATTTGATATTGATTTACAGTAATAAAACACTTTTGTAGAATGTGTGCTTTTTGCTATTTAAAACTGAACCTCTCGAAACATTTTATACTTACCATGACTCTCCCTTTACAGCATTCCGGTAAAGCATGATAATCTTCATATGATCCCGGCAGGCCTGGTCCGTAAGGGCCGGGAGGACAATTCTCATGACAAGAATCCACTCCGCCATCAATGGACTTCAGATGTTGCCGGTCTAATTTTTTTGATTTTCTCATATTAATTTTATTCTGGTTAAGATACTAAATATAAGAATTTCAACATATTAAATCAAATTTAAAACAAAATATTTCTCATTTAAAGGAATTACAATTTGTTATTAAAAAAAATTTGCCGTTCCAAAATAATTTGTACATTTGTCTCAGTCAATGAATTTTTTAAGAAACATATCTGATATTTCTGCCCTGGGATCATCTATTTCAGGCTTATCTTCTGTTTCTACTTTTACAACTACAACAACTACCCCATAACGGGGTAAACTTTCACATATTATTTCCGGTACCCTGTACTCTTTGTTCTAAAGAGTCAACATTTCGTTTTTATCCAACCTCAAATCAATAACTGATGAAAGTTTTAAAATTTGGCGGAACATCCGTCGCCAACTCTCAGAATATCTTACGGGTAGAGAATATTATAAAAAAAGAATCTTTACAACACCGTATCGTTGTGGTAGTATCTGCTCTCCACAGCGTGACAGACCATCTGATCAAAGCAGCAGAATACGCTTCCCGCAAAGATGAAAGCTATCTGGATCTTATCAAAAAACTTGAAGAAAAACACTTACATCTTGTCAAGGAACTCATCCCGGTTCTCGAACAAAGCTCATGGCTGAGTTTTGTTAAAAAACATTTTAATGATATAGAAGATCTTTACAATGGTATTTTTGTTTTGGGCGAATTTACAGACAGGATCAAAGATAAAATCGCCTCCTACGGAGAATTCCTGTCTTCACATATTATTGCTGCAAGGCTTCAGCACGAAGGATTAGACTGCCTTTGGATGAATTCCGGCGGCCTCATCAGAACAGACAGCCATTTTACCAACGCTAAAGTAAATTTTGACATTACTGACAATAACCTGAAAGATTATCTTCATAAAAATAAAAACCAGATCATAATCTGTCCCGGCTTCATTGCACACGACGAAAAAAACAATACAACAACACTGGGACGGGGAGGTTCAGATTATACAGCTTCCCTTATTGCCGCAGCAATAGGTGCTGATGAACTCCAAATATGGACTGATGTAAGTGGAATGATGACGGCAGATCCACGCCTGGCTGCCCACGCAAAACCTATTTCAGAAATTTCTTATCATGAAGCCATGGAGCTCTCCCACTTTGGTGCTAAGGTATTGTATCCCCCATCCATCCAGCCGGTAATGGCCAAAAACATTGATCTTACCATCAAAAATACTTTTGATCCTGATGTACCGGGAACATTGGTCTCTCACAATATCAAAGCGTCAGAGAACGATGAAAAAAAGATTGCAGTGGGAATTTCAAACATGAGCAATATCGCTCTTCTTACTTTAGAAGGAAGCGGAATGGTAGGCATTCCCGGAATTTCAGCAAAGTTATTCCAGTGTCTCAGCCATGAAAAAATAAATATTATTCTTATTACCCAGGGGTCTTCGGAACATTCTATTACCATGGCAATTAATGAAAAAGATACGCTTCATGCTGAACATGCGATCAATTCGTCATTTGCAGATGATATTGATCTGAAAAGGGTTGCCCCGGTAAAAATAGAAACCGGGCTTTCCATCATTGCTCTGATCGGGGAAAATATGAAAAGCAGAAGCGGGGTAAGTGCTAAAATGTTCGGATGTCTTGGAAATAACGGGATCAATATACGCGCTATCGCACAAGGATCTTCAGAAAGGAATATCAGCATTGTTATTTCAGAAAAGGACACTAAAAAAACGGTCAATATCCTTCATGAGGAATTCTTTGAATCTGAAATAAAACAGATCCACCTCTATATCTGCGGCACCGGAAATGTAGGTTCCAGGCTGATACAGCAGATTTATGATCAGAATAAATACTTAAAGGAAAACTTCCTGATCAATTTAAGAATTGCAGGAGTATCCAATAGCCGTTATATGATATTTTCGGACCAGGGAATCAGCAGGGAAGAGTATATAAACTCAAATTTACAAGGCGAAAAAGCTTCTCCTCAAAAATTTGCAGATGAGATCATATCCCGTAATTTACGAAACTCCGTTTTTGTAGATGTTACAGCCAGTCCGGAAGTCCCTGAAACCTATGAAAGTCTGTTAAAAAGAAGTATCAGTATTGTAGCCTGCAATAAAATAGCAGCCTCATCGGATTTTGAAATCTACAAAACCTTAAAAAATACCGCAAGGAATCACAGCTGTAATTTCTACTTCGAAACCAATGTGGGGGCTGGGCTTCCGGTTATAGGAACCATCAGTGACCTGATCAAAAGCGGAGATCGGATAACTTCCATTCAGGCCGTCCTCAGTGGAACCCTGAATTTTGTTTTCAATAATTATGATGGAAGCAGATCCTTCTCAGAGATTGTTGCCCAGGCCCAAAAAGAAGGCTATACCGAACCGGATCCGCGATTGGACCTCTCAGGAACTGATGTTGCCCGTAAAATTTTGATCCTGGCCCGTGAAGCCGGATACCCGATTCAGTTTGAAAATATTAAAAATACAGGTTTCTTACCCGAAGCTTGTATGCAGGGAAGTGTAGAGGATTTCTATGACAAGCTTACTGAATATGAAGATCATTTTAAAAACCTGTTGGATGAAGCCCAAAAAGACGGTAAAATTTTAAAATATACCGCTGAATTTAAAGATGGTAAAGCCAGGGTAGGTTTACAGCATGTTGCCCCGGACAGTGACCTGTTCCATCTGTATGGAAAAGATAATATTGTCATTTTTAAAACTTTAAGATATTCTGAACAACCCTTGGTGGTAAAAGGGGCCGGCGCTGGGGCCGAAGTAACGGCAAGCGGTGTTTTTGCAGATATCATGCGTTCAATTTAAAACAGAAATTATGAAAAAAATAAAATTAAGAATACCGGCAACCGTGGCCAACCTGGTCTGTGGATTTGACATTTTAGGAATGGCGGTACATGAACCTTATGATGAAATGGAATTCAGATTATCGGATTCTCCTGAAATTATTATCAAACATGAAGATCATTTCGGACTTCCGGAAGAGCCATCCCAAAATGTGGCAGGTATTGTACTGCTGAAGATCCGGGAGCACTTTAAATTAAGCCATGGTTTTGAAGTGATTATCCGTAAGCATATCAAACCGGGCAGCGGGCTCGGCTCCAGTGCGGCAAGTGCCGCCGGAGCCGCCTTTGGGGCCAATGCCTTATTAGGGAATATTCTGTCAAAAAATGAAATGATTCATTTTGCGATGTTTGGAGAAGAACTTGCTTCCGGTGTACGTCATGCAGACAATATTGCGCCCTGTATCTATGGCGGTATTACTTTGGTAAAATCACCGAACCCCATTGATATCATTCCGCTGAATACTCCTGATTTATACGTCACAGCCGTACATCCGCAGGTCGAAGTGAAAACCTCAGATTCCAGGCAGATCTTAAAGAAAAGCATCAGTCTTAAAAGTGCTGTTGAACAATGGGGAAATATTGCCGGATTGATCGCCGGAATTCAAAAAAATGATTCTGCACTGATCGGCAGAAGCCTCAACGATGGTATTATAGAACCTGTGAGAAGCATTCTAATCCCAAAATTCGATGAGATCAAAATGAAAAGTATAGAAGCCGGCGCATTGGGAGGAGGGATCTCAGGATCCGGCCCCTCTATTTTTATGCTGGCGGAAACGAAAGAAACAGCAGAGAAAATTGCAGAGCTGATGAAATCCACTTATCGTGAAACAGAGATCGAAAGTTTTGTGTATGTATCCAAAATAAATCCGGCAGGCATCCGAATAGTGGAATAAACTCAATAAAAAAATACTAGAAATAAAGCAGATGAAATATTATAATGTAAAAAACAGTCTGGAAAAAGTTGATTTCAGGACGGCAACCATAAAAGGACAGGGAAAAGAGAAAGGATTGTTTTTTCCCGAAAGTATTCCTCAGTTTGAACAGGAGTTTATTCAACATCTTAATCACTATACGGATGAAGAAATTGCGTTCAGATGTATGAAAGATTTCGCAGGAGAAGAAATTCCATCCGAAATATTGTGGGAGATTGTTTCAGAAACCGTCAGTTTTGAAATTCCTTTGAAAAAAATTAATGGTAATATATCTATTCTCGAGCTATTTCATGGGCCTACTCTGGCATTTAAAGATATTGGAGCCAGATTCATGAGCCGCTGCCTTTCTTATTTCCTGAAAGATCAAGATAGGAAAGTCACCGTTCTTGTTGCCACTTCCGGTGATACAGGAGGTGCTGTTGCGCATGGATTTTATAAGCTTCCGGAAATTAATGTGGTTATTCTTTATCCCAAGAACAGGGTAAGCCCGGTTCAGGAGAAACAGCTCACGGCATTAGATGAAAATATCTATGCATTGGAGGTGGATGGAAGTTTTGATGACTGCCAACACCTTGTTAAAATGGCATTTTCTGATAAAGAAATCAATACCCGTCAATTTTTAACCTCAGCCAATTCTATTAATGTGGCAAGATGGCTCCCTCAGCAGATCTATTATCTTTTAGCCTTAAAACAGTGGCAGCAATATGAAAAAGAAGCCCCTGTCATCTGTGTTCCCAGCGGTAATTTCGGAAATATCTGCGCCGGCTTGTTGGCTCATTTCCGGGGACTTCCAGCAGAACACTTTATTGCGGCATGCAATGAAAATGATCCCGTTCCTGAGTATCTAAGAACTCAAAACTATATACCGCAAAAAGCAGTTTCTACTCTTTCCAATGCTATGGATGTAGGAGATCCCAGTAATTTTGTGAGAATTGCAGAACTTTTCGGAAACCAGTTTGATGCATTAAAAAATAAAATCTCCGGATATTCAATAGATGACTCAAAAACGTTAGAGACTATTGCTGAAGTGTATAAAGAATATGACTACATCCTGGATCCTCACAGTGCTGTAGCATTTGCTTCACTGGAACAGTATCTCACAGAGAATCCGGATAAAAAAGGATTTATCCTGGGAACAGCACATCCCGTTAAATTTCCTGATGCTGTGGAAAAAGCAATTCATAGAAAAATTAAAATTCCTGAAACCCTGAACAGCCTGATGAAAAGGGAGAAAAAAACTGTAGAAATAAGTTCTGATTTTGAAGAATTAAAACGATTTTTGCTTCATAAAATTTGAAACAATGAGCAAAATATATCTTGAAGACGTAAAAATATATGCCTACCACGGTGTACTGCCTGAAGAGAATATTATCGGAACCTATTATATCTTGAATCTGGAGCTTCACACGGATCTGTGGAAAGCTTCAGAATCAGATGACCTGAATGACACCATCAGTTATGCAGATGTCAATGAGATCATTCATACCGAAATGAAGATAAAATCAAAA contains:
- the gmk gene encoding guanylate kinase, producing MDKVIIFSAPSGSGKTTLVKHSLDTFPELEFSISCTTRQPRGSEVHAVDYHFLTPDEFRQKISEDAFVEYEEVYTDKYYGTLKSEVEKIWNQGKVVIFDVDVKGGISLKKYFREKALSIFIEPPSIEELERRLISRNTDDAETIKTRVAKAEEEMTYASEFDKIVINTDLDVAKKEIESLIKSFISN
- the nadA gene encoding quinolinate synthase NadA, whose product is MSTETLEKAKSAIPVKGFLDIKDIAIPQGEELVKAILKLKEEKNAVILAHYYQPGEIQDIADFLGDSLQLARQAKETNADMIVFCGVHFMAEAAKILNPTKKVVLPDTMAGCSLADGCSGEGLRKMREQHPNALIATYINCNAETKAESDIIVTSSNAEMVIEALPKDRPIIFAPDKNLGRYLSKKTGRDMILWDGSCVVHEAFSMERIAKQLAENPDAKLIAHPESEEAVLKLAHFIGSTSALLNYVEKDDCQKFIIATEEGILHEMRKRAPHKELIPALVFDESCNCSECFYMKRNTMEKLYLCMKYELPEILIDEELRLRALKPIEAMLDLSKSIK
- the thrA gene encoding bifunctional aspartate kinase/homoserine dehydrogenase I produces the protein MKVLKFGGTSVANSQNILRVENIIKKESLQHRIVVVVSALHSVTDHLIKAAEYASRKDESYLDLIKKLEEKHLHLVKELIPVLEQSSWLSFVKKHFNDIEDLYNGIFVLGEFTDRIKDKIASYGEFLSSHIIAARLQHEGLDCLWMNSGGLIRTDSHFTNAKVNFDITDNNLKDYLHKNKNQIIICPGFIAHDEKNNTTTLGRGGSDYTASLIAAAIGADELQIWTDVSGMMTADPRLAAHAKPISEISYHEAMELSHFGAKVLYPPSIQPVMAKNIDLTIKNTFDPDVPGTLVSHNIKASENDEKKIAVGISNMSNIALLTLEGSGMVGIPGISAKLFQCLSHEKINIILITQGSSEHSITMAINEKDTLHAEHAINSSFADDIDLKRVAPVKIETGLSIIALIGENMKSRSGVSAKMFGCLGNNGINIRAIAQGSSERNISIVISEKDTKKTVNILHEEFFESEIKQIHLYICGTGNVGSRLIQQIYDQNKYLKENFLINLRIAGVSNSRYMIFSDQGISREEYINSNLQGEKASPQKFADEIISRNLRNSVFVDVTASPEVPETYESLLKRSISIVACNKIAASSDFEIYKTLKNTARNHSCNFYFETNVGAGLPVIGTISDLIKSGDRITSIQAVLSGTLNFVFNNYDGSRSFSEIVAQAQKEGYTEPDPRLDLSGTDVARKILILAREAGYPIQFENIKNTGFLPEACMQGSVEDFYDKLTEYEDHFKNLLDEAQKDGKILKYTAEFKDGKARVGLQHVAPDSDLFHLYGKDNIVIFKTLRYSEQPLVVKGAGAGAEVTASGVFADIMRSI
- a CDS encoding homoserine kinase; translated protein: MKKIKLRIPATVANLVCGFDILGMAVHEPYDEMEFRLSDSPEIIIKHEDHFGLPEEPSQNVAGIVLLKIREHFKLSHGFEVIIRKHIKPGSGLGSSAASAAGAAFGANALLGNILSKNEMIHFAMFGEELASGVRHADNIAPCIYGGITLVKSPNPIDIIPLNTPDLYVTAVHPQVEVKTSDSRQILKKSISLKSAVEQWGNIAGLIAGIQKNDSALIGRSLNDGIIEPVRSILIPKFDEIKMKSIEAGALGGGISGSGPSIFMLAETKETAEKIAELMKSTYRETEIESFVYVSKINPAGIRIVE
- the thrC gene encoding threonine synthase: MKYYNVKNSLEKVDFRTATIKGQGKEKGLFFPESIPQFEQEFIQHLNHYTDEEIAFRCMKDFAGEEIPSEILWEIVSETVSFEIPLKKINGNISILELFHGPTLAFKDIGARFMSRCLSYFLKDQDRKVTVLVATSGDTGGAVAHGFYKLPEINVVILYPKNRVSPVQEKQLTALDENIYALEVDGSFDDCQHLVKMAFSDKEINTRQFLTSANSINVARWLPQQIYYLLALKQWQQYEKEAPVICVPSGNFGNICAGLLAHFRGLPAEHFIAACNENDPVPEYLRTQNYIPQKAVSTLSNAMDVGDPSNFVRIAELFGNQFDALKNKISGYSIDDSKTLETIAEVYKEYDYILDPHSAVAFASLEQYLTENPDKKGFILGTAHPVKFPDAVEKAIHRKIKIPETLNSLMKREKKTVEISSDFEELKRFLLHKI
- the folB gene encoding dihydroneopterin aldolase, whose translation is MSKIYLEDVKIYAYHGVLPEENIIGTYYILNLELHTDLWKASESDDLNDTISYADVNEIIHTEMKIKSKLLEHVAGRMISKIHNRFPQIDYIRLKITKTAPPMQGEMKGAGIELEKSFKPEN